TAAGAATGCTTGACGAGCATTTCAaatgccaacacacacacagtacagacaataaatattgttacATAGACAATTTACAAATGTGGTATTGGATTacacaaacgaaaaaaaaaaaaactgaaaaaagaTTACAAAACCACAAATGAATCGGGTCAGCTTCTGGTCTGATCTTCTGGCCTGACCTTGGATTCTGAGTTGAAATCAAGATGCCCAAGCTAGAGTTAACTGATGATGACAATCAAGagattaattattttaaatcacCGTCGACCTTGTTTACAGTCTCCATCTCTAAGTTTCGAGTACTGCTCTGGGCAAATTGGATGCTGCACTCAATTGGTAGCAAGTCATCTTTTTGTGGTCGACGAAACCATTGTTAACCATAATGTTAACCCTATCGCCTCTAGTTTTGTGGTTGCTTGTCACGCGCTAATTGCTTTACTGGGTTTCCTGgaggctctctctctcgcgaCTCCAATAACCTCTCTTcgattacaaatttgtaacgGTTTCGAGTCTAACTGCGAGTCAAGGATTTTTCAACAAACATTCCCACGTCTGCAGCCTTtccaaaactgaaaaaaactGTCACAAATACAATATGAAATGCCAAATATCGCGAGATGGCCTCAAGAGCACATTGACTTGCAGCTTGGCTTGGCTACAAATTGGCCCACGGTCTATGGACCATCATGGACCACGGCCCACGGGCAGGTTCAATTGCCTCAGGCcaaaacgcagcagcagcaactggcctgtatttatttttgtatagtatttgtatagtatttattgtcTGTGCCATTTGCCAATCAGACATTGTGTGGGCCACAATTGTGTATTTGCGGGCATTTAATGCCAATTAACGCACGATTTTCGATTATTGCCTTATTtctttgtttgccatttgctatAACGATGACCACGTGCTGACTTCAAGTCggtagcaaaataaataataactaagCCGGATTGATGGTGTTTCAAATACCCTTCAGTCATTTTTATAGGATGATAAAGCAAATTGTGTGAAACTAATATATAGAAAGTAATTTTATTCACTTTATAtcctttttttaaaaaagGTTCAAAGAATCTcgtcattatttatttatttttatttgtaatttggaCTTATTAGTTATTAAGCTTTATTAGTTATggagatctaggtgtttatgtatatggacagacggacagacggatggaaatattattatatagtcCCTCTGTTCAACAAGAAGCGAATATGCTCGAagaatacatttattatatatttatttttatttgtaatttgaaaataattccTAGAATATGCTTGCAAACATTCTTGAAGAATggatttgttgtttatttattttatttgtaatttagaaataattcCTAGACTCAAAAGACCTTGCTTAGATCATACTATGTTTATTTCTTGGATTTCTGTTTGAATATGGTAACGAGGGCTATTGTTATACCTAACTTGATTTGTCTAGCattcttaaaaaatttgaTGTATTTAACTTTAATAGTTTTAGAGATGTAGCTGCTTCTgtagacggacagacagacagacggattaAAATATCTAAAGTATCTCGGGTCAAGAAGAGTCAGAGATGCTCGTAAACATTTGCAGCTcgcattaaatgaatatacccaTTTCAATCCTTAGCTATTGGGTATAGAAAACACGCGTGCAACACAAATCATCATGCTTGCCAATTGATCAAGTGGCAATTGATCAATTACAAGGCTGTATCGCAACGCAAGAGTGTCAATTGAACCGGTTCAAGCTGTTTGTGCAGTAAAAAATTGACCATTTCTTCATTGAATAAACTTGTTCCCAGATCCGCTTCCGCTTTATGTTCGCACAGTTGAAAACGTTTGTGATTTTCAAGCGTAACGCAATCGcaataaaacacattttcatttattttacattcttttttttatttgtatgctaTTTCGGGTTTGTTCTAACACTTTGCTGTTAACACTTttcaaaaagtaaacaattatATCAATCTTAAAATGGACAATCTTCAATAAagataatacaatatatatatatatatcttcaAAACTGAACAATTGACAGCTGTAAATCGAAAGATCTAATATAAAAGTGAACTTTTcgtttaaatgcaaaaactgcgtttaattcgatttaattACTTCGATGTGTTTGcccttttaaaatattcaatatttttttttgttttatcattgatttatttatagctacaattaaaatacaaatgttatGCAACAAAAGTGTGAATATCGCTTTAGCAAATGATACTAATGAATggatataaaacaaaaaagaaaaaaaaataaacaaacgtTTTTTTATACTACTCGCAAAGTGTATAATTTTGAGTAACTGAAAGGCGAAATATATCCTAGTTGATGTTGGGACCCCAGAAAAAGAGACACTCTGTATaatgtatgtacaaaaataaaagtcttttgtgttttttttctttttccgaATGTTGACAgagtgtttttttgttggggcGAGGCTTCGCGAGGGAAACTAGGACTATATCGTATTGCTTATGAACTAAACATGCTAAAAAGTTGAgctaaaaaatatgtatacgcctgcaattttttgttttgcttttgttttctcttttcgtAATACTTATAGAACAGATTGAAATCGAAACGGAGCGGGAATATGGGATTGGATATAAGATTGAGGGTATAAAGTCTTTTTCATTTAGCCATCAAcggttttctttttcttttgtttgtttgtggtACGAGTTTAAGCTAGTTAACTGTTTCATTCGGTACTAAAATGTACGCGCAACaactaattaatataattgcatttgcatatctACTATAAAAATGGTGCTTAAACTGTTTTCTTGGTGCTGCTTGTGTGCTAAATAGTTAGGCACTCGAATAAGTTTATAGTATAAGTAGTAGTATAGTGTATAATATGGTGTATAGTAAACCTTAGGGTACTACTATCCAATGCGTTTAAACGTGAAAACGaagaaaacatttacaaaatgtgttggttggttggtttttGTTTGGGGGGGATTGTTGTTTTACATCTAACAATAGTTAGATTCCCTAGGAAAGTGAAACGGAGCCTGTGCAGCTctggttttcattttgcaacaCTACAAACTATGCTAAAAAGTATATCTCTCAAATGTATACATATagtgtatataataaatatatatcccTTGGTATAGCACTGTGTTTTTTCTCGCATGACAgattttgtgtatgtgtgagtgtgtttgttatGCACAGGAGATTGAATCTGTGGCCAGCTTATGCCGTTGAGGGCACTGGTATTGTAGCTGGAGTTGGGGCTGGACCGTAGGTTGCCATGATATCTTTGATGGCGCTCTGTGTGCCAAAGACAAGAGCAAAAATGCCACACAACGTGATGATAATGTTCTTCCAAATGATCCAATTACCGGCACCAAATCCGGTGTCCCAGTGCACAATGATCTCAATGAACACCtacaagaaaaaaaggaaCACACATTAGATTCGACCAGACATCGGAATTACCGGAATGTGAAGTACTTACCGGAAAGATGAGACCGAGTATGGAGAAGCAGAAGGCACCAATGAGACCCATGAATGGTCCTATTGTAGGCACTGAAATGGCCAACACAACAGCGGCAGTAACCAGCACGGTGCTGTAAGATGAAAAGAAAGTCAAATCGAGTTAGTTAGGgaacaaaaatgtgaaaatattcGTAACCTACCGCAGTACATAGTTGACGAAAATGGGACGCTTGGTGCACTTCTCCTTGATGGCATCCCAGCCGATCTCTAGACACACATAGAACTGCAGTCCAAATGTGCAATAGACGGCCAAACCGATCAAAATTTTCACAGCCTGAGCAGGCCATTCTTCTGTGGGCAGATTCAGGGTAATACTATCATGGGTGGCATCGCCATAGCGCAGATAACCCAAGAAACCGAGCAGCATATAGATCAACGTAACTCCCGACATGCCCTGGCTGAGGACACCACAAATGCCGAGGAAATTCTTTGGAGTTTTCATGTTGTTCTCCAGCGGCATCACGACACCAATGGCCTCCATTGCAAAAATGGTGATTGAGAAGAAATTCGGCAGCGTGCCAAAGGTGAAGAGTTCACGATCGGCAATCGATGGCAAATCCTGAACCAGATAGTAGAATGTAAGCAACAGTCCCAGGCCCATGAAGACGTTGGCGATCATGGAAACGGGCGCCAGATACTTGAGATTGGGCACCCACGCAATAATGATCAATGGTATCAGCAATATGGCGATGAGCACACGTGAATCAATATCGAACTTCAGCCAATGCTCCAGCACCTGTTCGAAGTTCTTGGCCACAATCACCGTGTAGACGGAGCATGTGCCAAAGTATGTGAGAAAGAGGCCAAACAATATGGAGAACTTGGCAACGGGCGCAAACGGACGGCACCATTTGGGACCCCTTTGGAATGCTGTCTCGGCGATCTCAGCGAATGTCATCTTGGTGCGACGTGTTCGGTAATACAGTTTGTGACCGCACTTGACCTAAAGATGCGAAAAGAATATTCACTTAATTGATATGCTGAAGAGTGTGTTTGATCTTTGAACTTACCAGCACGTAACTGCAGTGCGTGCAGACGATGGCAGTGATGATGGTGGAAATGATGCCCATGACAAGACCGGAGTACATGAAGGCAATGGGCATGCCCAGAATGCCAGTGCCCAACGAAGCCTTCAGCAAATGCGTTAAAGTTTCTCTATCACTAAAGgagagaaagaagagaaatcGTTAAAGGATTTTCCCATTTTAATTGTCGCTCGATTTGTACTTACGTTGTGGGATGCTCATTGTCTCGCATCGCAAATGGATCGAAATCATTGTTAGCCAAGGCCTGCTCGGCATCTGATTTACGCGGCTGAATCTTGTatctaaaaatgaaaaaatgataAATCACTTATTAGTAAAATGTAGTTAAACAAAGTTCAACAATTTGCCACCTCAACTCAACGTTTGTGGGTTCTAAGTCGTCTTTCATTTTAAAGCTCTGATCTCTGATCTGTTGTGCACCTCAGTTGACCAAcaactaaaatgaaaacattttctttgcttttatgGCCAAAGTGGCAAGCGAAATTCTTTGGCTTTTGGAATTGCTGCATCTGCAATTATAGCCATTTGTCGACGTCTACAACTCCACTGCGTGTTTACAAGCAGCGGgcacacgacaacaacaacaacatcggcaAGAGCACATGTAATTACAtgaaaagtaacaacaacttGCCATATTTGGGCTGCCAATTGTGATTGGCCACTCTACACTTATGCTACTATTTATTTGAGCCTGATTTAAGCTCGCATTTTCATTGCATCAGACAAAGAAATTGGTTCAAATGCGTGAACCAAAGAAACTGCAAGTTTAAGCAAaatttgtagcatacttttaggctgtactaaagaaatattaaaatgtctCAGGCTGTACTAAAATAGCCTCATTCAAATACccttttaataacttcgaacTAAATACTTAtgcttattattttaagctatactaaaaatgtttttcataGTTAAGTTAcgaataactttaaaatatatggcTCTTCTCCTTTAGTAGGCTaagatttttttataaatttttgtctacttttacaaataaataactttaaaataaaaattaattatttaaatttgtttcatCGAATTGAGATTTTATACtaatatcataataaaatcgtaagttaaatgattatttaaaaatgtaggATAGTAATCAATA
This is a stretch of genomic DNA from Drosophila albomicans strain 15112-1751.03 chromosome 3, ASM965048v2, whole genome shotgun sequence. It encodes these proteins:
- the LOC117567681 gene encoding proton-coupled amino acid transporter-like protein pathetic isoform X2: MKDDLEPTNVELRYKIQPRKSDAEQALANNDFDPFAMRDNEHPTTDRETLTHLLKASLGTGILGMPIAFMYSGLVMGIISTIITAIVCTHCSYVLVKCGHKLYYRTRRTKMTFAEIAETAFQRGPKWCRPFAPVAKFSILFGLFLTYFGTCSVYTVIVAKNFEQVLEHWLKFDIDSRVLIAILLIPLIIIAWVPNLKYLAPVSMIANVFMGLGLLLTFYYLVQDLPSIADRELFTFGTLPNFFSITIFAMEAIGVVMPLENNMKTPKNFLGICGVLSQGMSGVTLIYMLLGFLGYLRYGDATHDSITLNLPTEEWPAQAVKILIGLAVYCTFGLQFYVCLEIGWDAIKEKCTKRPIFVNYVLRTVLVTAAVVLAISVPTIGPFMGLIGAFCFSILGLIFPVFIEIIVHWDTGFGAGNWIIWKNIIITLCGIFALVFGTQSAIKDIMATYGPAPTPATIPVPSTA
- the LOC117567681 gene encoding proton-coupled amino acid transporter-like protein pathetic isoform X1, encoding MVNVVPDNGAKHGPQEMEQFLPGDGTKYKIQPRKSDAEQALANNDFDPFAMRDNEHPTTDRETLTHLLKASLGTGILGMPIAFMYSGLVMGIISTIITAIVCTHCSYVLVKCGHKLYYRTRRTKMTFAEIAETAFQRGPKWCRPFAPVAKFSILFGLFLTYFGTCSVYTVIVAKNFEQVLEHWLKFDIDSRVLIAILLIPLIIIAWVPNLKYLAPVSMIANVFMGLGLLLTFYYLVQDLPSIADRELFTFGTLPNFFSITIFAMEAIGVVMPLENNMKTPKNFLGICGVLSQGMSGVTLIYMLLGFLGYLRYGDATHDSITLNLPTEEWPAQAVKILIGLAVYCTFGLQFYVCLEIGWDAIKEKCTKRPIFVNYVLRTVLVTAAVVLAISVPTIGPFMGLIGAFCFSILGLIFPVFIEIIVHWDTGFGAGNWIIWKNIIITLCGIFALVFGTQSAIKDIMATYGPAPTPATIPVPSTA